From the genome of Moritella sp. F3, one region includes:
- a CDS encoding substrate-binding domain-containing protein, with protein sequence MATIKDVAKAAGVSVATVSRVVNKSPKASKAAIISVKAAMKALAYRPNANARALVNKSTNTIGVMVGDVSDPFFGALIKAVDNVARSHQKHLLIGNGYHNATTEKEAIELLINNRCDSLVIHSKALTDQALIQFAEEVPGLVLINRHIPEIAERCIALDNQQGANLATQHLITQGHQHIAYINSCHDIDDSTHRKAGYLQALTSHDIAPRQAYITECQPTDEGGEVAMTEIIALNLPITAVVCYNDYVAAGALTALEKQHISVPNDISLMGFDNGLIAKYLHPKLTTMHYPIQTMAEQAAELSLALAKGNNSDIKGKVFKAILVERLSVARRA encoded by the coding sequence ATGGCAACGATCAAAGATGTAGCAAAAGCAGCTGGCGTATCAGTTGCCACAGTTTCCAGAGTCGTCAACAAGTCACCAAAAGCCAGCAAGGCGGCTATCATATCGGTTAAGGCGGCAATGAAAGCCTTAGCTTATCGCCCCAACGCCAATGCTCGAGCGCTGGTAAATAAAAGCACTAACACTATCGGGGTGATGGTTGGCGATGTATCCGATCCGTTTTTTGGCGCCTTAATTAAAGCCGTTGATAATGTCGCGCGTTCACATCAAAAACATTTGCTCATTGGTAATGGCTACCACAATGCCACCACAGAGAAAGAAGCAATTGAATTACTCATTAATAATCGCTGTGATTCGTTAGTCATTCACTCCAAAGCATTAACGGATCAAGCGTTGATCCAATTTGCCGAAGAAGTGCCAGGACTCGTCCTCATCAATCGACATATTCCAGAGATTGCAGAACGCTGCATTGCATTAGATAACCAACAGGGAGCCAACTTAGCCACTCAGCATTTAATCACTCAGGGCCATCAGCACATTGCTTATATTAACTCTTGCCATGATATTGATGACTCTACACATCGTAAAGCTGGTTATCTGCAAGCATTAACCAGCCATGATATTGCGCCACGTCAGGCATATATTACAGAATGTCAACCAACGGATGAAGGCGGCGAAGTGGCTATGACTGAAATTATTGCGCTTAATTTACCGATAACAGCAGTCGTTTGCTACAACGATTATGTCGCCGCAGGGGCATTAACAGCACTTGAAAAGCAGCATATTTCGGTACCGAATGATATATCTTTGATGGGGTTTGATAATGGCCTGATTGCTAAATACCTACACCCTAAACTGACGACTATGCACTATCCAATTCAAACCATGGCAGAACAAGCAGCTGAATTATCTTTAGCGCTCGCCAAAGGCAATAATAGTGACATTAAGGGCAAAGTATTTAAGGCTATATTAGTGGAACGATTATCCGTCGCTAGACGCGCTTAA
- the galM gene encoding galactose-1-epimerase gives MIEQSSLFESMTAEAAFDGRPAQLFELKNKRGMRIVLMDVGAAWLSCKVPVDGGCREVLLGQNNMADFQLQQSYMGVIVGRVANRIAKGQFSIAGVAYQVDTNQAGNTLHGGTVGFDKRRWVATDNREQPFNINNNEKNNENSIEFALVSPDGDQGFPGELTVRVKYQLTDNNEVVISYSGHTTQATPINLTNHAYFNLLGADSGQLALTHSLSINSDAFVPTNEVGIPTGEWQKVQGGYFDFSTEKCIEQDFMLDAHQQAAKGYDHAFILAKSCLQGALAARLISPDNLLTLNVFTTKPAMQLYTGNWLADTPDRMGGQYQDYAGIALETQFVADAMNNLQWDHPNVVLQPAETYQHQTSYQFTV, from the coding sequence ATGATTGAGCAATCAAGTTTGTTCGAGAGTATGACTGCTGAGGCGGCTTTTGACGGTCGCCCTGCTCAGTTGTTTGAACTGAAAAATAAGCGTGGCATGCGTATCGTGTTGATGGATGTTGGCGCTGCATGGCTAAGTTGTAAAGTACCTGTAGACGGGGGATGTCGAGAAGTATTGCTTGGTCAAAATAATATGGCCGACTTTCAATTGCAACAAAGTTATATGGGCGTAATCGTTGGTCGCGTGGCTAATCGCATCGCCAAAGGCCAGTTCTCTATTGCGGGCGTTGCATATCAAGTTGATACCAATCAAGCTGGTAATACCTTGCATGGTGGCACTGTGGGGTTTGATAAACGCCGTTGGGTTGCGACGGATAATCGTGAACAGCCTTTCAATATAAATAATAATGAAAAGAATAACGAAAATAGCATTGAGTTTGCATTAGTCTCACCGGATGGCGATCAGGGTTTTCCAGGTGAATTAACGGTTAGGGTCAAATATCAGCTAACTGATAATAATGAAGTGGTGATCAGTTATAGCGGACATACCACGCAAGCAACGCCAATCAACTTGACCAACCATGCCTATTTCAATTTGTTAGGCGCGGATAGTGGTCAATTAGCACTAACGCATAGCTTAAGCATAAATAGTGATGCTTTTGTACCGACAAATGAAGTGGGGATACCGACAGGCGAGTGGCAGAAAGTGCAGGGTGGGTACTTTGATTTCAGTACTGAGAAGTGTATTGAACAAGACTTTATGCTTGATGCACACCAGCAAGCAGCAAAAGGTTACGACCACGCTTTTATATTAGCTAAAAGTTGTTTACAAGGCGCGTTAGCAGCCAGACTGATATCTCCTGATAACTTGCTTACGCTGAATGTGTTTACCACCAAACCGGCCATGCAACTGTATACTGGAAACTGGTTAGCTGACACGCCAGATCGTATGGGTGGCCAATATCAAGACTATGCAGGAATTGCTTTAGAAACCCAGTTTGTAGCTGATGCAATGAATAACCTGCAGTGGGATCATCCAAACGTTGTGCTGCAACCGGCGGAAACCTACCAACACCAGACAAGTTATCAGTTTACGGTGTAA
- a CDS encoding tRNA-binding protein, which translates to METIAYGDFAKLDMRVGNITDVKRHENADKLYIVQIDVGEQSLQTVTSLVPYYTEEELLGKQVVVLCNLAKAKMRGETSECMLLCAETDDESESVLLAPERLMSAGVKIV; encoded by the coding sequence ATGGAAACAATTGCATATGGTGATTTTGCAAAATTAGATATGCGTGTCGGAAACATTACCGATGTGAAACGTCATGAGAATGCGGACAAGCTTTATATTGTGCAAATTGATGTGGGTGAGCAGAGCTTACAAACAGTCACGAGCCTTGTGCCTTATTACACAGAGGAAGAATTGTTGGGTAAGCAAGTCGTCGTATTGTGTAATCTTGCAAAAGCGAAGATGCGTGGCGAAACGTCAGAGTGTATGTTGCTGTGTGCTGAGACCGATGATGAATCAGAAAGTGTATTACTGGCACCAGAGCGTTTAATGTCTGCAGGTGTAAAGATCGTTTAA
- a CDS encoding sphingomyelin phosphodiesterase — protein sequence MLRKITALLWLYTFTPALMAMSQVPAERHTMIQFTNSTQQTLYAYIEEGNNVELLTTEIMPLSTADLASITRTNNDDDIAISLSNADYSFSLTQRVSNDALAFGIDSDELTIAPQTDSAIQRFEIQLAASQNTIAFNSEKLHKGGKVNYVLQQHDQKPALGPGNELSLLSYNIWATTIFGSKKVDTRLTEMPAIMSGYDVLVLTEVFDLIRTSKLLKQLNAEYSFTSSEIFKLGRIMQSGTRILTRWPVEEEKSLKYTNCNGIQCAATRGVIYTRINKQGYIYHVFATHTQSSDDDQNRSARLAQLEEMGEFIRQQNIPADEAVILAGDFNINKIGLPADRDQMEYILNASEPENKGHHLSFDSDTNYWAEKPYLEYLDYTLTGNENLQPLTASQEIFAPRVLTESLWGIWDLSDHYAARGHFIYPKAK from the coding sequence ATGTTAAGGAAAATAACAGCCTTACTTTGGTTATACACATTCACACCAGCACTCATGGCTATGAGCCAGGTGCCTGCTGAACGCCATACCATGATTCAATTCACCAATAGCACACAGCAGACACTCTATGCGTATATTGAAGAAGGCAATAATGTAGAATTATTAACAACAGAGATTATGCCATTAAGTACCGCAGACCTCGCTAGCATCACCCGAACGAATAACGACGATGATATTGCGATTTCATTAAGTAATGCTGATTATAGCTTTAGCCTCACACAAAGAGTCAGCAACGATGCGCTTGCTTTCGGTATCGACAGTGATGAATTGACCATCGCACCACAAACAGACAGTGCCATTCAGCGATTCGAGATACAACTCGCCGCGAGCCAAAATACCATCGCCTTTAATAGTGAGAAATTACACAAAGGAGGCAAGGTTAATTACGTACTACAACAACACGACCAAAAACCAGCTCTCGGGCCTGGTAATGAATTGAGTCTATTAAGCTACAACATTTGGGCAACGACGATATTCGGTTCTAAAAAAGTCGATACACGCCTCACTGAAATGCCAGCAATCATGTCTGGTTATGACGTTTTAGTATTAACTGAAGTCTTTGACCTTATTCGAACCAGTAAATTACTGAAGCAATTAAATGCAGAATATAGCTTTACGAGCAGTGAAATATTCAAACTTGGTAGGATCATGCAATCTGGCACGCGTATTTTGACCCGATGGCCAGTCGAAGAAGAGAAAAGTCTAAAGTACACCAATTGTAACGGTATCCAGTGCGCAGCAACTCGCGGGGTTATTTATACCCGTATTAATAAGCAAGGTTACATTTACCATGTATTTGCCACCCATACACAATCTTCAGATGATGATCAAAACCGTTCGGCACGTTTAGCGCAGCTAGAGGAAATGGGCGAGTTTATTAGACAACAAAATATCCCAGCGGATGAAGCGGTCATTTTAGCCGGAGATTTCAATATCAATAAAATAGGTTTACCGGCAGATAGAGACCAAATGGAATATATTCTAAATGCCAGTGAGCCAGAAAATAAAGGCCATCATCTGTCTTTTGATTCTGACACCAACTATTGGGCAGAGAAGCCTTATTTAGAATATCTTGATTACACATTAACAGGGAATGAGAATCTACAGCCTCTCACTGCAAGCCAAGAAATATTCGCACCACGGGTTTTAACTGAATCACTGTGGGGAATTTGGGACTTATCTGACCATTACGCTGCTCGCGGCCATTTTATCTATCCGAAGGCAAAATAG
- a CDS encoding aromatic amino acid transport family protein produces the protein MSEQATKTGAGSTMDAAKWNKADTTWVLSLFGTAVGAGVLFLPIKAGLGGFWPLVVLALLAGPMTWLAHRSLARFVLSSKNPNSDITDVVEEHFGKGAAKLITFAYFFAIYPIVLIYGVGITNTFESFIVNQLDIFTEIPRLAADGAPMLNEAGVQLMDKVSGIPRWLLSGGLILVMTALILFGKDLMLKATSALVYPLVFILFGLSLFLIPSWNTTMLTVVPEASSFLPVIWLSIPLIVFSFNHSPVISQFAKAQRETYGDNAVQKTDLICKRAGQMLLGFVMLFVFSCVLSLSPEQLAEAKAQNISILSYLANVHDSVLIQYFGPFVAFAAITSSYFGHYLGAQEGLNGLVKQVAPKASEQNINKFSIVFIVLTTWAVAIINPSVLGLIETIGAPMIAAILFLMPMYAIKKVPSMQKYGSSKAANIFVTICGLMAITSVIYGAF, from the coding sequence ATGTCAGAGCAAGCTACTAAAACAGGCGCAGGAAGCACAATGGACGCTGCTAAATGGAACAAAGCAGACACAACATGGGTATTAAGTTTATTCGGTACAGCAGTAGGTGCCGGTGTTTTATTCCTACCTATTAAAGCAGGCTTAGGTGGTTTTTGGCCATTAGTAGTTCTAGCATTGCTTGCAGGTCCTATGACTTGGTTAGCACATAGATCTCTTGCTCGCTTCGTATTATCATCAAAAAATCCTAATTCAGACATCACTGATGTTGTTGAAGAACATTTTGGTAAAGGCGCTGCAAAATTAATTACATTTGCTTACTTCTTTGCTATCTACCCTATCGTACTAATCTACGGTGTTGGTATTACAAATACATTTGAAAGTTTCATTGTTAACCAACTTGATATCTTCACTGAAATCCCACGCCTAGCGGCTGATGGTGCACCGATGCTTAACGAAGCTGGTGTTCAATTAATGGATAAAGTAAGCGGTATCCCACGTTGGTTACTATCTGGTGGTCTAATTTTAGTAATGACTGCGTTGATTCTATTCGGTAAAGACTTAATGCTTAAAGCAACATCAGCATTAGTTTACCCACTAGTATTCATCCTGTTCGGTTTATCTTTATTCTTAATCCCGAGCTGGAACACAACGATGTTAACAGTTGTTCCTGAAGCATCTTCGTTCTTACCTGTTATCTGGTTATCGATTCCACTGATTGTGTTCTCATTCAACCATTCACCAGTAATCAGCCAATTTGCTAAAGCACAACGTGAAACTTACGGTGACAACGCTGTACAAAAAACTGACCTTATCTGTAAACGTGCTGGTCAAATGCTACTTGGTTTCGTAATGCTATTCGTATTCTCTTGTGTGTTATCACTATCACCAGAGCAACTAGCAGAAGCTAAGGCACAAAACATCTCAATCCTGTCTTACCTTGCAAACGTACATGACTCAGTATTAATTCAATACTTTGGTCCTTTCGTAGCATTCGCAGCGATTACGTCTAGCTACTTCGGTCACTACTTAGGTGCTCAAGAAGGTCTAAACGGTCTAGTTAAGCAAGTTGCACCAAAAGCATCAGAGCAGAACATTAATAAATTCTCTATCGTATTCATCGTACTAACTACATGGGCTGTAGCAATTATCAACCCAAGTGTACTAGGTCTTATCGAAACAATTGGCGCACCAATGATTGCAGCTATCTTGTTCCTAATGCCAATGTACGCAATCAAGAAAGTACCTTCGATGCAAAAATATGGTAGCTCTAAAGCAGCAAACATCTTCGTTACTATCTGTGGTCTAATGGCTATCACTTCAGTTATCTACGGCGCATTCTAA
- a CDS encoding ATP-binding protein produces the protein MSLKKKSIIALGFYACLLMSIIASITYYVVEPPIRDNLENNLNLRTQLLSHEIEEPLERSVATLHGLVGVAVSGYPIDVLDNMIFSVFYQSNDIIISGGIWPEPNTLIPEKKLASLFFSRDEKGNVEFIDDYNNPAMAPYQLEPWYTSVAHENSVRKISWSAVYVDPFTKQKMITASQPYFNNGQFSGVATIDISLKGMVGFIESHAEEHQLGVRIHSEGIAIADYKFNVTEGMYIVKNSLDNFNWQLEVINSHNTVADDVYTQIVNIEMGIIPLLLVCVIIGYYIINHWVINPITRISKQINENDVGEIIDINYRYKDEIANLIGSFNKKTEYLEIEKIKAESSTKAKTSFLANMSHEIRTPLNGIIGMSDILASTELTSVQVEYLQTIDTSSKILLLLINDILDLSKIESGHLLLVAQESNVAEVVYDTVTIVQSKAAEKGLLLQVELSPELPELVMIDAHRLHQILMNLMSNAVKFTLEGSVTLSVGYEPQVCQSQDHGPRTRDRGRLLFAVQDTGIGIGADKLEQVFAPFTQEDGSITRQFGGTGLGLAICRQLVVLLGGEIKLASEKGVGSKFYFALDVAVVESKNTALTTFNGTPCLIISAQNKDAQQLQSECLKWGLNPTVITPDTHFMAVAKQYALILYCQNSAEVTLVDIEKLNGLDNNSALVICTQQNEHIDLNHPVFKHSLDGLITMPLLGKRFAKVVRKALDKSLYKTNSNSNHLSLSTSALKLKTGKEDSNARNEHEHELNYAGSNDDSAKQIILVVEDNLINQKVATLLLKKAGFAVALANNGKEALEMIQAGNIEYSLVLMDCMMPVMDGFTATGAIREWEQQQTKKRLPIIALTASVFIEDIEKCYQSGMDDYVAKPFNKDVVFEKIAAYT, from the coding sequence ATGTCTTTAAAGAAAAAAAGTATTATTGCACTGGGCTTTTATGCTTGCTTACTCATGAGCATAATTGCCAGCATTACCTATTATGTCGTCGAACCACCTATCCGTGATAATCTCGAAAATAACCTTAATTTAAGAACTCAATTACTGTCTCATGAAATTGAAGAGCCTTTAGAGCGCTCTGTTGCCACTTTACATGGGTTAGTCGGCGTTGCGGTAAGTGGTTATCCTATTGATGTACTTGATAACATGATTTTTTCGGTATTTTATCAGAGTAATGACATTATCATCAGTGGTGGCATCTGGCCTGAACCCAACACTTTAATTCCAGAAAAAAAATTAGCGAGTTTATTCTTTTCCCGAGATGAAAAGGGTAATGTTGAATTCATTGATGATTATAACAATCCTGCCATGGCACCTTATCAGCTAGAGCCTTGGTATACCTCAGTGGCACATGAAAATAGTGTTCGTAAAATATCGTGGTCAGCAGTATATGTAGACCCTTTCACCAAGCAAAAAATGATTACCGCATCACAACCGTATTTCAATAATGGTCAATTTTCAGGTGTGGCAACGATAGATATTTCGTTAAAAGGTATGGTGGGATTCATTGAATCACATGCCGAAGAGCATCAATTAGGTGTGCGTATTCACAGCGAAGGCATCGCCATTGCGGACTATAAATTTAATGTAACAGAAGGGATGTACATTGTTAAAAATAGCCTAGATAATTTTAATTGGCAGCTTGAGGTTATTAACTCTCATAATACCGTGGCTGATGATGTTTATACGCAAATTGTTAATATTGAGATGGGCATTATACCGTTACTATTAGTCTGTGTGATTATTGGTTATTACATTATAAATCATTGGGTAATAAATCCGATTACGCGAATATCAAAGCAGATTAATGAAAATGATGTCGGTGAAATTATCGATATTAATTATCGTTATAAAGATGAAATTGCCAATTTGATTGGTTCTTTTAATAAGAAGACCGAATACCTTGAAATAGAAAAAATAAAAGCGGAATCATCAACTAAAGCGAAAACCTCTTTTTTAGCCAATATGTCCCATGAAATTCGCACGCCGTTAAATGGCATTATTGGTATGTCCGATATTCTCGCTAGCACAGAGTTAACCTCGGTGCAGGTTGAATATTTACAAACCATAGATACTTCATCGAAAATTCTATTATTACTGATTAACGATATTTTAGATCTATCTAAAATAGAATCTGGTCATCTTTTGCTGGTGGCTCAGGAATCGAATGTCGCGGAAGTTGTGTATGACACTGTCACCATTGTACAGAGTAAAGCTGCTGAGAAAGGGTTATTATTACAAGTTGAGTTATCACCAGAACTACCTGAGTTAGTGATGATAGATGCCCACCGCTTACATCAAATATTGATGAATCTGATGTCTAATGCGGTTAAATTTACCCTAGAGGGATCGGTGACGTTATCGGTGGGTTATGAGCCTCAAGTCTGTCAATCGCAAGATCATGGTCCTCGAACTAGGGACAGAGGACGATTACTGTTTGCAGTTCAGGATACAGGTATAGGGATCGGTGCAGATAAATTAGAACAAGTATTTGCGCCTTTCACGCAAGAGGATGGCTCGATCACGCGTCAGTTTGGTGGCACCGGACTTGGGTTAGCTATATGCCGTCAATTAGTGGTGTTACTCGGCGGTGAGATTAAACTTGCATCTGAAAAGGGCGTTGGCAGTAAGTTTTATTTTGCACTTGATGTAGCAGTTGTTGAATCAAAAAATACTGCGTTAACCACCTTTAATGGCACGCCATGTTTAATTATCAGTGCGCAAAATAAGGATGCACAGCAACTGCAATCGGAATGCTTAAAGTGGGGACTCAATCCGACAGTGATAACGCCAGATACTCATTTCATGGCTGTTGCGAAGCAATATGCGCTGATTCTTTATTGCCAAAATAGTGCCGAAGTGACACTTGTTGATATCGAAAAATTGAATGGTTTAGATAATAATTCGGCTCTAGTTATTTGCACACAACAGAATGAACATATTGATTTGAACCATCCGGTCTTTAAGCATAGCCTTGATGGCTTGATCACCATGCCGCTGTTAGGAAAACGTTTTGCGAAAGTTGTGCGTAAAGCACTAGATAAATCACTATACAAGACAAATTCAAATTCAAATCACTTATCATTATCAACTAGCGCGCTAAAACTAAAAACCGGAAAAGAAGACAGTAATGCACGGAATGAGCATGAACATGAACTTAATTATGCAGGGTCGAATGATGACAGCGCCAAGCAAATAATTTTAGTTGTCGAAGATAATCTTATTAATCAGAAAGTCGCGACATTATTACTTAAAAAAGCAGGCTTTGCTGTAGCTCTAGCGAATAATGGTAAAGAGGCGTTAGAGATGATCCAAGCTGGTAATATCGAATATTCTCTGGTCTTAATGGATTGTATGATGCCGGTTATGGATGGTTTTACTGCCACTGGTGCGATTCGTGAATGGGAGCAACAGCAAACTAAAAAGCGGTTACCTATTATTGCCTTAACCGCCAGTGTATTTATCGAAGATATTGAAAAATGCTATCAATCAGGTATGGATGATTATGTGGCAAAACCTTTTAATAAAGATGTCGTGTTTGAAAAAATTGCCGCTTATACCTAA
- the galK gene encoding galactokinase, with translation MTNLIQNVKNAFNSVLNYAPTHVVQAPGRVNLIGEHTDYNDGFVLPCAINYQTVVAAATRDDNIVRVVAVDYENETDEFDITQPIEFQDDKMWANYIRGVVKCLLERGFEFKGADIAVTGNVPQGAGLSSSAALEVVIGQTFKELYHLNITQAEVALNGQQAENEFVGCNCGIMDQMVSAEGNENHAMLLDCRSLETTAVSMPENMSVVIINSNKKRGLVDSEYNTRREQCEEAARIFGVKALRDVSIETFNAKEHELDEMVAKRARHVITENDRTVEAASVLAAGDIKRMAELMEESHASMRDDFEITVKEVDALVNIVKNVIGVEGGVRMTGGGFGGCIVALVPPVLVDSVRSAVEELYEPATGLKESIYVCQAQNGAGLVSAV, from the coding sequence ATGACCAATTTAATTCAAAACGTAAAAAATGCATTTAACTCAGTATTAAACTACGCACCAACGCATGTTGTGCAAGCACCAGGTCGTGTAAACCTGATTGGCGAACATACCGATTATAACGATGGTTTTGTATTGCCTTGTGCAATCAACTATCAAACGGTGGTAGCAGCAGCAACACGTGATGACAATATTGTGCGTGTCGTTGCTGTTGATTATGAAAATGAAACGGATGAGTTTGATATTACTCAGCCAATTGAATTTCAAGACGATAAAATGTGGGCGAATTATATTCGTGGTGTGGTTAAGTGTTTGCTTGAACGTGGTTTTGAATTTAAAGGTGCCGATATTGCGGTGACTGGTAATGTGCCTCAAGGGGCTGGGTTAAGCTCATCTGCAGCACTTGAAGTGGTTATCGGTCAAACGTTTAAAGAGTTATACCATTTGAATATCACCCAAGCTGAAGTAGCCTTAAACGGCCAGCAAGCTGAGAATGAATTTGTTGGTTGTAACTGTGGCATTATGGATCAGATGGTATCGGCAGAAGGCAATGAAAATCACGCCATGTTACTTGATTGTCGTAGCCTTGAAACAACAGCCGTATCCATGCCTGAAAACATGTCAGTAGTGATCATCAATTCGAATAAGAAACGTGGGTTGGTGGATTCTGAATACAATACTCGCCGTGAGCAATGTGAAGAAGCAGCACGTATTTTTGGTGTAAAAGCATTACGTGATGTCTCTATTGAAACATTCAATGCCAAAGAACATGAGTTGGATGAGATGGTCGCAAAACGTGCTCGCCACGTGATCACCGAAAATGATCGCACCGTTGAAGCGGCAAGTGTGCTGGCTGCTGGTGACATTAAACGTATGGCTGAGCTGATGGAAGAATCGCATGCGTCAATGCGTGATGATTTTGAAATCACGGTAAAAGAAGTTGATGCCTTAGTTAATATTGTCAAAAACGTTATCGGCGTTGAGGGCGGTGTGCGCATGACGGGTGGTGGTTTTGGTGGTTGCATCGTTGCATTAGTGCCACCTGTATTAGTTGATTCGGTTCGCAGTGCAGTTGAAGAATTGTATGAGCCAGCGACGGGCTTAAAAGAATCTATCTATGTGTGCCAAGCTCAAAATGGCGCTGGATTAGTGTCTGCAGTATAG
- a CDS encoding SHOCT domain-containing protein, with protein sequence MFGFHEFNWLMPISMAIFWGGVFYLLFSGLEKKVSVEAPVDIAKRRFASGDITVEELDEIKKKL encoded by the coding sequence ATGTTTGGTTTTCATGAATTTAATTGGTTAATGCCTATTTCAATGGCGATATTTTGGGGGGGAGTATTCTATCTTTTATTTTCTGGTCTAGAGAAGAAGGTGAGTGTAGAGGCTCCGGTTGATATTGCAAAGCGACGGTTCGCTAGTGGTGATATCACCGTTGAAGAGTTAGATGAAATAAAGAAAAAACTGTAG
- a CDS encoding DUF2933 domain-containing protein, whose amino-acid sequence MMKMNKLCKLMLVLCLGLPLAYFAFVGNMSFVAIGSSLLIPLVLCVVMMFFMMKMMGCDSKKEKDKDTQNKDIEYDKN is encoded by the coding sequence ATGATGAAAATGAATAAACTGTGTAAATTGATGTTAGTTCTGTGTCTAGGCTTGCCGTTAGCCTATTTTGCTTTCGTAGGGAATATGTCGTTTGTGGCGATAGGTAGTAGTTTACTTATACCGCTGGTTTTATGTGTGGTGATGATGTTCTTTATGATGAAAATGATGGGGTGTGACAGTAAGAAAGAAAAAGATAAAGACACTCAAAATAAAGACATTGAATATGATAAGAATTAA